Proteins from one Microscilla marina ATCC 23134 genomic window:
- a CDS encoding LytR/AlgR family response regulator transcription factor, with translation MKILIVEDEALAIEKLHRLLDKYPQTIEVIETLDSVKKTVQWFNSAPALPDLILMDIHLSDGLSFDIFTQVDIKTPVVFVTAYDQYALKAFKANGIDYLLKPIDYDDLKGSLDKFQAQFKQKEASPTPAVAAQMASLLEQFKHLTQEDYKTRFLVKAGNKLVPVLGNQIAYFYKDDIVFLLTQDNKKYHVNYSLDELERILDPRLFFRANRQFMVNVQAIESIHPYFKGKLKLKLKPTPTITNEVIVSQEKASKFKEWVDS, from the coding sequence ATGAAAATACTCATTGTAGAAGATGAGGCGCTTGCCATAGAAAAACTGCATCGTTTGCTTGATAAATACCCCCAAACTATAGAGGTAATAGAGACGCTCGACTCGGTTAAAAAAACCGTACAGTGGTTTAACAGTGCCCCTGCCCTACCCGATTTGATTTTGATGGACATTCATTTGTCCGATGGGTTAAGTTTCGACATTTTCACGCAAGTGGACATCAAAACTCCGGTAGTTTTTGTGACTGCTTATGACCAATACGCCCTGAAAGCTTTCAAAGCAAATGGGATTGATTATTTGCTGAAGCCTATAGACTATGACGACCTTAAGGGAAGCTTGGACAAGTTTCAGGCACAGTTTAAGCAAAAAGAGGCAAGCCCCACGCCAGCAGTGGCAGCACAAATGGCGTCTTTGCTTGAGCAATTTAAGCATTTGACACAGGAAGATTACAAAACCCGGTTTTTGGTAAAAGCGGGCAACAAGTTGGTGCCAGTACTGGGCAATCAAATCGCCTATTTTTATAAAGACGATATTGTGTTTTTGTTGACACAAGACAACAAAAAGTACCACGTAAATTATTCGCTGGACGAACTGGAACGTATTTTAGACCCTCGCTTGTTTTTTAGGGCTAACCGCCAATTTATGGTCAATGTACAAGCCATCGAAAGCATTCATCCTTATTTTAAGGGCAAGCTCAAACTAAAACTTAAGCCTACACCCACCATCACCAATGAGGTGATCGTAAGTCAGGAAAAAGCCAGTAAGTTTAAAGAGTGGGTAGATAGCTAA
- a CDS encoding cobyric acid synthase yields the protein MKKLKSLMFVGTASDVGKSIINAGFCRILAQDGYHPAPFKAQNMSLNSYVTKQGLELGRAQAVQAEAAGIDCLSDMNPVLLKPTSEQASQVVLHGKPLGNRSAFDYFAHNKAELFAAVTQSYDRLAQQYNPIVIEGAGSISELNLKKRDITNMRIALHAQADTYLISDIERGGVFGSVYGTIALLPPEERRLIKGIIVNKFRGDARLFEDGRQMLEDITGVPVVGVLPYFTDIHIEEEDALGLEKRNQQAQAGVVNVAVVLLRRLSNFTDFDVLEKDPRVNLYYTNHPEEIRKADIAILPGSKNVIQDLNDIKRNGAAQAIVELHKNHKTVVGICGGYQMLGQYIEDPHCVEGNLTHCRGLGIFPLKTVLTTEKTTLQRNFHFDQSQVLCQGYEIHMGKTEVIEEVPGLQPLNRLTDNSTEGYQLNNDTWGTYMHGILDNPVVIDRLLARFNPQTTPQHFDYQEFKETQYNKLADYLRTHIDIDYIYKELLD from the coding sequence ATGAAAAAACTCAAGTCTTTAATGTTTGTAGGTACTGCCTCTGATGTAGGCAAGAGCATAATTAATGCAGGGTTTTGTCGGATACTCGCTCAAGATGGCTACCATCCGGCACCTTTCAAGGCTCAAAATATGTCGTTGAACAGTTACGTAACCAAACAAGGACTGGAACTGGGCAGGGCGCAAGCAGTGCAAGCCGAAGCAGCAGGCATTGATTGCCTCTCCGACATGAATCCGGTATTGCTAAAACCCACCAGCGAGCAAGCATCACAAGTAGTGCTTCATGGAAAACCTTTAGGCAATCGTTCGGCATTTGATTATTTTGCCCACAACAAAGCCGAGTTGTTTGCGGCTGTTACCCAGTCTTACGACCGCCTGGCACAACAATACAACCCTATAGTGATAGAGGGGGCGGGCAGTATTTCGGAGCTGAACCTCAAAAAACGTGATATTACCAACATGCGCATTGCCTTGCATGCCCAGGCAGACACTTACCTGATCAGTGATATTGAACGGGGGGGTGTGTTTGGATCGGTGTATGGCACTATAGCCCTGTTGCCTCCCGAAGAACGCCGTCTGATCAAAGGAATCATTGTCAATAAGTTTCGGGGCGATGCGCGTTTGTTTGAAGACGGGCGCCAAATGCTGGAAGACATAACTGGGGTGCCAGTAGTAGGGGTTTTGCCTTATTTTACTGATATTCACATAGAAGAAGAAGATGCCTTGGGGCTCGAAAAGCGTAACCAACAGGCACAAGCAGGTGTTGTAAATGTGGCAGTAGTACTGTTGCGGCGTTTGTCTAACTTTACCGATTTTGATGTGCTGGAAAAAGACCCTAGAGTAAACCTGTACTATACCAATCACCCTGAAGAAATACGGAAAGCAGATATTGCCATTTTGCCCGGTTCTAAAAACGTGATTCAAGACCTGAACGACATCAAACGCAATGGAGCGGCTCAAGCCATTGTTGAACTACATAAAAATCATAAAACGGTCGTTGGGATTTGTGGAGGGTATCAAATGCTGGGGCAATACATAGAAGACCCACACTGTGTAGAGGGTAATTTGACGCATTGTCGGGGGTTGGGTATTTTTCCGTTGAAAACAGTGCTGACCACAGAAAAAACTACTTTGCAACGTAATTTTCATTTTGACCAAAGTCAAGTGCTTTGCCAAGGCTATGAGATACACATGGGCAAAACTGAAGTGATAGAAGAGGTGCCAGGTTTGCAACCTTTGAACAGACTTACCGACAACTCTACCGAAGGGTATCAACTAAATAATGATACCTGGGGCACCTACATGCACGGTATTTTAGATAACCCGGTGGTCATTGATCGTTTGCTTGCCCGGTTCAATCCCCAAACCACCCCCCAGCATTTTGACTATCAGGAGTTTAAAGAAACACAATACAACAAGTTGGCAGACTACTTGCGCACCCATATAGATATAGACTATATTTATAAAGAGTTGCTGGATTAA
- a CDS encoding ATP-binding protein — MMASNSRKYFNYIYITLCVVTLLGALGMGYVVPSKPKTIDEQRVKEITLRVQREIAAMKEESGTVAKAILTQGLQSFANGNFKQQYHCYIYKQSELKYWTNYRFVPDYQDIKGQYLTRMFKFRNGYYLALKTIVAHPKEGKLEMFSLLPVYTQYPISNTYLKSGYNAHIISDNTVKISLTKNKRHRNIFSKNKQFLFSLEPSGKPMVQQTETSFITIILISLSVFFLGLQVNLWAKQLVRSKKFELGFLLFAAYLVGVRLLMLQFDFPGNFTGSQLFSPHIYASSVLSPSIGDLLINVSILVGLVVYFSGYYFRSRSYRYLINLPYNKKQRVSIILVILSFFALQLTFYILQTIIVDSQQINVDITENIEVTTAKLVAGIVFLLVSGFYFFATHIFSRLFIRLNLAANRYVTRDSISVIVLFVLGTGVYVFISFFAELLQPMVLIINGCYFAILVAIRLPRQLYRFKYLSTIYMFLGALACASMGAYVVVDFGEKEAIEKRRKIGDFLIAENDLRTEFYLKDAIKSIKQDSALTTAFNDSTSQDNQIRAQVVKHLGNDFNKYLVDILLFNGKDGNTYTNSPINKVNIQDPSLTKDDVIFTNYFEYKKKYDRIFYETEHPDIYFINDLGANLIKQYLGFIAIGDKKSPKGYIILNFKQKRAVSTNVYPELLVDKQFLRTSELKKYSYAVFEKNKLIYSAGTYNYERDFDIKFLANDQAITKGLVHKNFKHLVTNGGRKKFVVISKEHYPLSQFFSNFSFLFLLLVLFITNIILLFSLLTRVRKIKVNFATRIQFYLNVAFFLPLITVSLAMLSLIDSSYQNDFDNAFFEKTETVATNILPYVESYQENSLTQSQLFDKLIQIGQYLEVDINIFTPQGKLITSTQPSIYEKYGLLSKYLNYKAYQTLSGNQVKKVLLSESVGQLNYKSVYIPLRSYETKKTLGILSIPFFDSKNELDEKMVNVLSTIMNIFTTIFIVFLIVSYFASQILTDPLRLITQKIRKTTLHEKNEPLEWNSKDEIGLMVDEYNKMLINLEKSKEALARSEKESAWREMARQVAHEIKNPLTPMKLTLQMLEMRLQQQEEEVRETFARYFKTLLTQVDTLSDIATSFSSFAKMPIPKSERFEISAVLKETVNLYTNNKNVDLEADIASGDFFVMGDQKLMGRIFTNLVLNAIQAVPSDTRPQVTINLTRLPQQNIRIEVKDNGSGIPEDIRKKVFVINFTTKESGSGIGLAVAKRGIEHAGGHIWFETEEDKGTSFFIDLPLME, encoded by the coding sequence ATGATGGCATCAAATTCCAGAAAGTATTTTAATTATATATACATTACTCTTTGCGTGGTTACCCTTTTGGGAGCTTTGGGTATGGGCTATGTTGTGCCCTCAAAACCCAAAACCATAGACGAACAAAGAGTAAAGGAGATTACCTTGCGGGTGCAGCGTGAAATAGCTGCCATGAAAGAGGAGTCGGGCACTGTAGCCAAGGCTATTCTTACCCAAGGTTTACAATCTTTTGCCAACGGAAATTTTAAGCAGCAATACCATTGTTATATTTATAAACAAAGCGAGCTAAAGTATTGGACTAACTACAGGTTTGTGCCTGATTATCAGGATATAAAAGGGCAATACCTTACTCGTATGTTTAAGTTTAGAAACGGGTATTATTTGGCGCTAAAAACCATCGTAGCACACCCCAAAGAGGGCAAGCTAGAGATGTTTAGCCTGTTGCCTGTATATACTCAATACCCCATCAGCAACACCTACCTTAAGTCGGGGTACAATGCCCACATTATTTCTGACAATACAGTGAAAATTTCGCTGACCAAAAATAAACGACACCGCAATATATTTAGCAAAAACAAACAGTTTTTATTTAGCCTGGAACCCTCTGGCAAGCCGATGGTTCAACAAACCGAAACTTCGTTTATTACTATTATACTCATTAGCTTGAGCGTGTTTTTTTTGGGACTACAGGTCAATCTTTGGGCGAAGCAACTGGTGCGAAGCAAAAAATTTGAACTGGGCTTTTTATTGTTTGCAGCGTATTTGGTGGGAGTAAGGTTGTTGATGCTACAGTTTGACTTTCCAGGCAACTTTACCGGTAGTCAATTATTTAGCCCCCATATTTATGCTTCGTCGGTGCTCTCACCTTCTATTGGCGACCTCCTCATCAATGTGAGCATTTTGGTAGGATTGGTCGTTTATTTTTCGGGGTATTACTTTAGGTCCAGGTCATACCGTTATTTAATTAACCTGCCTTATAACAAAAAACAGCGGGTGTCGATCATTTTGGTGATTTTGAGCTTTTTTGCCTTGCAACTCACTTTTTATATACTGCAAACCATCATTGTAGACTCTCAGCAAATCAATGTAGACATTACCGAAAACATAGAGGTAACAACCGCCAAGTTGGTGGCAGGCATTGTGTTTTTGTTGGTGTCGGGTTTTTACTTTTTTGCCACCCACATATTCAGTCGCCTTTTTATCAGACTCAACCTGGCCGCCAATCGCTATGTTACCCGCGACTCCATATCGGTTATTGTATTGTTTGTATTGGGTACAGGCGTGTATGTATTCATCAGTTTTTTTGCCGAATTGTTACAACCAATGGTCTTGATCATCAATGGTTGTTATTTTGCCATATTGGTGGCCATCAGGTTGCCCCGCCAACTCTATCGTTTCAAGTACCTTTCTACCATTTATATGTTTTTGGGAGCGCTTGCCTGCGCTAGTATGGGGGCGTATGTAGTGGTAGACTTTGGCGAAAAGGAAGCTATAGAGAAGCGCCGCAAAATTGGGGATTTTTTGATTGCCGAAAACGATTTGCGCACCGAGTTTTACCTCAAAGACGCTATCAAATCTATCAAGCAAGACTCTGCGCTTACCACTGCCTTTAACGATAGCACCTCTCAAGACAATCAAATAAGGGCACAAGTGGTTAAACACCTGGGCAACGATTTTAATAAGTACCTGGTAGATATTTTATTGTTTAATGGCAAAGATGGCAATACTTACACCAATTCGCCTATCAACAAAGTAAACATACAAGACCCTTCATTGACCAAAGATGATGTGATTTTTACCAACTACTTTGAGTACAAAAAGAAGTATGACCGCATATTTTACGAAACCGAACATCCTGACATTTACTTTATCAATGACTTAGGGGCCAACCTGATTAAACAATACCTGGGGTTTATAGCTATAGGCGATAAAAAATCCCCGAAAGGGTATATTATTCTAAACTTTAAACAAAAAAGGGCTGTTTCCACCAACGTATACCCTGAGCTACTGGTAGACAAGCAGTTTTTGCGTACTTCGGAACTTAAAAAGTACAGTTATGCGGTGTTTGAAAAAAACAAGTTGATCTATAGCGCAGGTACTTATAACTATGAGCGTGACTTTGATATTAAGTTCTTGGCCAATGATCAGGCAATTACGAAAGGCCTGGTACATAAAAACTTTAAACACCTGGTGACCAATGGTGGGCGCAAAAAGTTTGTGGTGATCTCAAAAGAGCATTACCCGTTGTCACAGTTTTTCTCTAACTTTTCTTTCCTGTTTTTGTTGCTGGTATTGTTTATCACCAACATTATTCTCTTGTTTAGCCTACTCACCAGGGTACGAAAGATCAAGGTGAATTTTGCTACCCGTATCCAGTTTTACCTCAATGTTGCTTTCTTTCTGCCGCTTATCACGGTAAGTTTGGCGATGTTAAGCCTGATTGATTCGTCGTATCAAAATGATTTTGACAATGCGTTTTTTGAGAAAACAGAAACCGTTGCCACCAATATTTTACCTTATGTAGAGAGCTACCAGGAAAACTCGCTTACCCAAAGCCAGTTGTTTGATAAGCTCATTCAAATAGGGCAATACCTAGAGGTAGACATTAATATTTTTACCCCCCAAGGCAAACTCATTACTTCTACTCAGCCTTCTATCTACGAAAAATACGGTTTGTTGTCTAAGTACCTCAACTACAAGGCATACCAAACCCTTTCGGGCAATCAGGTAAAAAAGGTCTTGTTGAGCGAATCGGTAGGGCAGCTCAATTATAAGTCGGTATACATACCATTGAGGTCTTACGAAACTAAAAAAACACTGGGTATTTTAAGTATTCCGTTTTTTGATTCTAAAAATGAACTGGACGAAAAAATGGTGAATGTGTTGTCAACGATTATGAATATATTCACTACTATATTTATTGTATTTTTGATTGTGTCTTATTTTGCTTCGCAGATTTTGACCGACCCACTACGTTTGATTACCCAAAAAATACGAAAAACTACGTTGCACGAGAAAAACGAGCCACTCGAATGGAACTCAAAAGATGAGATTGGTCTAATGGTAGATGAATATAACAAGATGTTGATCAACCTCGAAAAAAGTAAAGAAGCCCTGGCTCGTAGCGAAAAAGAATCGGCTTGGCGCGAAATGGCTCGTCAGGTAGCCCACGAGATCAAAAACCCGCTAACGCCCATGAAACTCACTTTGCAAATGCTGGAAATGCGTTTGCAACAACAAGAAGAGGAAGTAAGAGAAACGTTTGCCCGTTATTTTAAGACTTTGCTTACCCAAGTAGATACCTTGAGCGATATTGCTACATCGTTTTCGTCGTTTGCCAAAATGCCCATTCCGAAAAGTGAGCGATTTGAGATTTCGGCAGTGCTGAAAGAAACCGTAAACCTGTATACCAATAATAAAAATGTAGACCTGGAAGCGGACATTGCCAGCGGTGATTTTTTTGTAATGGGTGACCAAAAGCTGATGGGGCGTATTTTTACCAACCTGGTACTTAATGCTATTCAGGCGGTACCTTCTGACACCCGTCCTCAGGTGACAATTAACCTTACCCGTTTGCCTCAGCAAAACATCAGGATTGAGGTAAAAGACAATGGAAGTGGTATACCAGAAGACATCAGAAAAAAGGTGTTTGTGATCAATTTTACTACCAAAGAGTCAGGTTCAGGTATTGGTTTGGCGGTTGCCAAACGTGGTATTGAACACGCAGGTGGCCATATTTGGTTTGAGACAGAGGAAGACAAAGGGACGAGCTTTTTTATAGATTTGCCTTTGATGGAGTGA
- a CDS encoding S8 family serine peptidase, protein MRIHLQTIQLLTFTLTLSMATFAQKRFETIKVAPGCLSYTHTIRVKILDFKAFSQWCTQYLPQKKIKQLYPNIAQISNACHQTIDKLATCPQVLFIDRGKLPAKTELSFDSRGVWLNKISAVHQRYPQFNGDGLFVSVREDPFNKTDIDFAGRIADTANVGKTVDTHASIIASVIAGGGNSSSSALGVAWKAQLYSSGFRNGLAPDNGNTLMRQKAYVQNHSYGVGAIENYYGIEAEAYDQHGIDFPQLLHVFSIGNFGNQTATAAHTKYNIKGFANLSGQFKVAKNVLTVGEIDTNSVVTTLSSRGPAYDGRIKPELVAYGGGNGSSESAAIVSGIGLLAQQAYQNKKGQIPPAALLKAVLINAADDLGRTGIDFEYGFGSVDALGTIKTLEDNRYFTETLAATNDSKTFKITVPAHAQHLKVTLVWHDPAAKAGNTKALVNDLDLSVKKVGTSTIWKPWTLNIFAHADSLKLPAERGEDHLNNIEQVTLSFPAAGTYEISVKAFNLTVANQRFSLAYEYPTDFEWVYPLQNDVLQAAHTRRLQWNWHKVAEPGKLEYKLANSNTWQLIAQLNDLSKEYHHWAVPNLFAPIQIRLTAHSGFSFTSDPFQVMAGLAPNVGYDCPQALMLFWSPLPGVSSYQVYKMGVKYLEPIAQVQDTLIVINKSTHSSKYFAVAPFIDDTAVRWGNTINTDFKGIKCYFKSFLATPGFNDTTHLQLTLATDYRLRNIALQRSNRSGEGFKTIANTPPRGALYTFSDASPLAYRNIYRVALTNASGKTFYSDEVEVLVVAQNEFFMYPNPTRLNQPIVVTDRRNEIEKVRILNLVGKVLQQYVPNGSDQKELFTDGLATGVYLVELILKDGSRKTKRLVIK, encoded by the coding sequence ATGAGAATACACTTACAAACAATACAACTACTAACATTTACCCTTACTTTAAGCATGGCTACTTTTGCCCAAAAAAGATTTGAAACCATCAAGGTAGCTCCAGGGTGTTTGTCATACACCCATACCATTCGAGTAAAAATTCTTGACTTTAAGGCATTTAGCCAATGGTGTACACAATATTTGCCTCAGAAAAAAATCAAGCAATTGTACCCCAACATAGCACAAATAAGCAATGCCTGCCACCAAACCATCGACAAACTCGCTACTTGCCCACAAGTATTGTTTATAGATCGTGGCAAGCTCCCCGCCAAAACTGAATTGAGTTTTGACAGCCGAGGAGTATGGCTTAACAAAATAAGTGCAGTGCACCAACGCTACCCCCAATTCAATGGTGATGGCTTGTTTGTGTCGGTGCGCGAAGACCCTTTTAACAAAACGGATATTGACTTTGCCGGGCGCATTGCAGACACCGCCAACGTAGGCAAAACTGTAGACACACACGCGTCTATCATCGCCAGCGTTATTGCCGGAGGTGGCAACAGTTCGTCGAGCGCCCTGGGGGTGGCCTGGAAAGCCCAACTCTACTCTTCCGGGTTTAGAAACGGGCTCGCTCCTGACAATGGCAACACGCTCATGAGACAAAAAGCGTATGTACAAAACCATTCGTATGGTGTAGGGGCTATAGAAAACTATTATGGCATCGAAGCTGAAGCTTATGACCAGCACGGCATTGACTTTCCGCAATTGTTACACGTATTTTCTATTGGCAATTTTGGCAACCAGACAGCTACTGCGGCTCATACCAAGTATAACATCAAGGGTTTTGCCAACTTGTCGGGGCAATTTAAAGTAGCTAAAAATGTGCTCACAGTAGGCGAAATAGACACCAACTCGGTAGTGACTACCCTTAGTAGCCGAGGGCCTGCTTACGATGGGCGGATCAAGCCCGAATTGGTTGCCTACGGAGGAGGCAATGGATCGTCGGAAAGTGCAGCTATAGTATCGGGCATTGGTTTGTTGGCGCAACAAGCCTACCAGAACAAAAAAGGGCAAATCCCTCCGGCTGCTTTGCTAAAGGCGGTGCTCATCAACGCTGCTGACGACTTAGGCAGGACGGGGATTGACTTTGAATACGGGTTTGGTAGTGTTGACGCCTTGGGTACTATTAAAACCTTGGAAGACAACCGCTATTTCACCGAAACTTTAGCTGCTACCAACGACAGCAAGACGTTTAAAATTACTGTGCCCGCCCACGCCCAACACTTGAAAGTAACCTTGGTATGGCACGATCCCGCAGCAAAGGCAGGCAACACCAAAGCCTTGGTCAATGACTTAGACCTAAGTGTAAAAAAGGTGGGTACCAGTACCATTTGGAAACCCTGGACACTCAACATCTTTGCCCATGCCGACTCCCTGAAACTACCTGCCGAACGAGGCGAAGATCACCTCAATAACATAGAACAAGTAACGCTTAGTTTTCCAGCTGCTGGAACATACGAAATCAGTGTCAAAGCCTTTAACCTGACCGTAGCCAACCAACGCTTTAGCCTCGCCTATGAGTACCCTACAGATTTCGAATGGGTGTATCCTTTGCAAAACGACGTATTACAAGCCGCCCACACGCGCCGCTTGCAGTGGAACTGGCACAAGGTCGCCGAACCGGGTAAACTGGAATACAAACTCGCCAATAGCAACACCTGGCAACTCATTGCCCAACTAAACGACTTGTCAAAAGAATACCACCACTGGGCAGTACCCAACCTGTTTGCTCCTATACAAATACGCTTGACCGCCCACAGTGGCTTTAGCTTTACTTCTGATCCTTTTCAGGTAATGGCAGGGTTGGCCCCCAATGTAGGGTACGACTGCCCACAAGCACTCATGTTGTTTTGGTCACCGTTGCCTGGAGTGAGCAGTTACCAGGTATATAAAATGGGGGTAAAATACCTCGAACCAATCGCTCAAGTACAAGATACGCTCATTGTGATCAACAAAAGTACACACTCCAGTAAGTATTTTGCGGTTGCTCCGTTCATTGACGATACCGCAGTAAGATGGGGCAATACAATCAATACTGATTTTAAGGGGATCAAATGCTATTTCAAATCGTTTTTAGCAACCCCTGGATTTAATGACACTACCCACTTACAACTTACGTTGGCTACCGACTACCGCCTTCGCAATATCGCCCTACAGCGTAGCAACCGTTCGGGCGAAGGTTTTAAAACTATAGCCAACACTCCTCCACGCGGGGCTTTGTATACCTTTAGCGATGCTTCGCCCCTGGCTTATCGCAATATATACAGGGTAGCGCTTACCAATGCCTCAGGCAAAACATTTTATAGCGACGAAGTAGAGGTATTAGTGGTAGCGCAAAACGAGTTTTTTATGTACCCCAACCCTACCCGACTCAACCAGCCCATTGTAGTGACTGACCGCCGCAATGAGATTGAAAAAGTAAGGATACTCAACCTGGTAGGCAAAGTACTGCAACAATATGTGCCCAATGGCAGCGACCAAAAAGAGCTATTTACTGATGGACTGGCTACTGGTGTATATTTGGTTGAGTTGATACTCAAAGACGGTAGCCGCAAAACCAAACGTTTAGTGATTAAGTAA
- a CDS encoding fumarylacetoacetate hydrolase family protein: protein MKIFAIGRNYVAHIEELGNERPDEPVVFTMPNTALLTNNKPFYYPDFSKDIHHEVELVLRVCRNGKYIDEKFAHKYYDSIGVGIDLTARDLQAKAKKKGLPWAIAKGFNGSAPLSNEFIKVEDIPDVHNINFRLDINGEVKQAGNTNRMMFSFDAIIAYLSQFFLIQKGDLIFTGTPAGVGPVQIGDTMTAYFEDKKMLSIDVK, encoded by the coding sequence ATGAAGATATTCGCCATTGGCAGAAACTATGTGGCTCATATTGAAGAATTGGGCAATGAACGCCCCGATGAACCAGTAGTATTTACGATGCCCAATACTGCCTTGCTCACCAATAACAAGCCTTTTTATTACCCCGATTTTTCGAAAGACATTCATCATGAGGTAGAACTGGTGCTGAGAGTATGCCGCAATGGTAAATACATAGACGAAAAGTTTGCCCACAAATATTATGACTCTATTGGGGTAGGTATAGACCTCACCGCAAGGGACTTACAGGCTAAAGCCAAGAAAAAAGGTTTGCCCTGGGCTATAGCCAAAGGTTTCAACGGATCGGCTCCATTGTCTAATGAGTTTATCAAGGTAGAGGATATTCCTGATGTACACAACATTAATTTCAGACTGGACATTAACGGAGAGGTAAAACAAGCGGGCAATACCAACCGCATGATGTTTAGTTTTGACGCCATTATTGCTTACTTGTCTCAATTTTTCCTGATCCAAAAAGGCGACCTTATTTTTACAGGCACACCTGCTGGGGTAGGTCCTGTACAAATAGGCGATACGATGACGGCTTACTTTGAGGATAAAAAAATGTTGAGCATAGATGTAAAGTAA
- a CDS encoding DNA adenine methylase, with protein MNYIGSKYKLAGFIEQSMEEVVGSLHGLIMAELFGGTGIISRKLKTRLKQLIVNDLEPYSYALLRHYIGNTTHLERQDKLIEELRQVPAHEGLIYQHYCEGSGSGRMYFSNENGQRIDGIRTQIEAWKNEGYINEPEYYFLLASLLENADKVANTASVYGAFLKQLKRSAQNPLNLRAAAYEVVPTQQNQVYNADANELIKQPGITGDILYLDPPYNARQYGANYHLLNTIVLYDVFEPRGKTGLRDYNRSLYCQSRKVAPAFEELIAQARFRYIFVSYNNEGLMSKERVREIMSRYGHYSLKTIDYQRFKADKTENRNHKAVATKEYLHILVKK; from the coding sequence ATGAATTATATAGGGTCTAAATATAAGCTCGCCGGATTTATTGAGCAAAGTATGGAAGAGGTGGTTGGGAGCCTGCATGGACTTATAATGGCGGAGCTTTTTGGGGGGACGGGTATCATTTCCCGCAAGCTCAAAACCCGACTCAAACAATTGATTGTAAATGACTTAGAACCTTATAGTTATGCTTTGCTCAGGCATTACATAGGCAACACCACCCACCTGGAGCGTCAAGATAAGTTGATAGAAGAATTGCGTCAGGTACCCGCTCACGAAGGGCTTATTTATCAGCATTATTGCGAGGGGAGCGGCAGCGGCAGAATGTATTTTAGCAATGAAAACGGGCAACGCATTGATGGCATACGCACGCAAATAGAAGCGTGGAAAAACGAGGGGTATATCAACGAACCAGAGTATTATTTTTTGCTTGCCAGCCTGCTCGAAAACGCCGATAAGGTAGCCAATACCGCATCGGTGTATGGGGCTTTTTTGAAACAGCTCAAGCGAAGCGCTCAAAACCCACTTAATTTGCGAGCCGCTGCTTATGAGGTTGTACCTACACAACAGAACCAAGTATACAATGCTGACGCCAACGAGTTGATTAAACAGCCTGGCATTACTGGCGATATTTTATACCTCGATCCACCCTACAATGCCCGACAGTACGGGGCAAACTATCACCTGTTAAATACCATCGTGTTGTACGATGTGTTTGAGCCCAGGGGCAAAACCGGGTTGCGAGACTATAACCGCTCTCTGTATTGTCAGAGTCGTAAGGTGGCCCCTGCTTTTGAAGAGTTGATTGCCCAAGCGCGCTTCAGGTACATTTTTGTAAGCTATAACAACGAGGGGTTAATGAGTAAAGAACGGGTACGTGAGATTATGAGTCGTTATGGCCATTATTCGCTAAAGACCATTGATTACCAAAGGTTTAAAGCAGATAAAACCGAAAACCGTAATCATAAAGCAGTGGCTACCAAAGAGTATTTACACATTTTGGTAAAAAAGTAA